A window from Nocardioides mesophilus encodes these proteins:
- a CDS encoding diacylglycerol kinase — MARQIALLTNPASGKGRARRTAAIALPRLHEAGFEVRQLEGRDADEAAELARGVVKDGLEALVVCGGDGLAHIAVQALAGSETALGVIPSGTGNDVARCLRVPRHDPQAAADVVVASRVREIDLARAGDTYFVTVLAAGFDSKVNERANAMVWPQGQMRYNLATLAELRVFEPLPYCLELDGSQRSVEAMLVAVGNGPSFGGGLRITEGAELDDGLLDVVVIHPMTKAKLVRVYPKLFRGTHVTLPEYEHHRVREVTVTAPGITAYADGERIGPLPLTVTAVPRALKVLVGP; from the coding sequence GTGGCCCGGCAGATCGCCCTCCTGACCAACCCCGCGTCCGGCAAGGGCCGGGCCCGGCGCACCGCGGCCATCGCGCTGCCGCGGCTGCACGAGGCCGGCTTCGAGGTCCGCCAGCTGGAGGGCCGCGACGCTGACGAGGCCGCCGAGCTGGCTCGCGGTGTGGTCAAGGACGGCCTCGAGGCGTTGGTGGTCTGCGGGGGCGACGGCCTGGCGCACATCGCGGTGCAGGCGCTGGCCGGCTCCGAGACCGCGCTGGGGGTGATCCCGTCGGGCACCGGCAACGACGTCGCGCGCTGCCTCAGGGTCCCTCGCCACGACCCGCAGGCCGCCGCCGACGTGGTGGTCGCCTCCCGGGTCCGCGAGATCGACCTCGCGCGGGCCGGGGACACCTACTTCGTCACGGTGCTCGCCGCGGGCTTCGACTCCAAGGTCAACGAACGCGCCAACGCGATGGTCTGGCCGCAGGGACAGATGCGCTACAACCTGGCCACCCTGGCCGAGCTGCGGGTCTTCGAGCCGCTGCCCTACTGCCTTGAGCTCGACGGCTCGCAGCGTAGTGTCGAAGCCATGCTGGTCGCGGTGGGGAACGGACCGTCCTTCGGCGGCGGCTTGCGGATCACCGAGGGGGCCGAGCTCGACGACGGGCTCCTCGACGTGGTGGTCATCCATCCCATGACGAAGGCGAAGCTGGTGCGGGTCTACCCCAAGCTGTTCCGCGGCACGCACGTGACGCTGCCGGAGTACGAGCACCACCGGGTCCGTGAGGTCACCGTGACGGCGCCCGGGATCACGGCGTACGCCGACGGGGAGCGCATCGGCCCGCTGCCGCTCACCGTCACCGCGGTGCCGCGTGCCCTGAAGGTGCTGGTCGGGCCATGA
- the galE gene encoding UDP-glucose 4-epimerase GalE, with translation MRVLVSGGAGYIGSHTVLHLLEAGHDVVVVDDFANSKPTVVSRLEALSGVRLPVHAVNLTDVDKTEHLFATEHLDAVIHFAGHKAVGESVVRPLEYYTNNLDSTFSLLRAMRTHGVHRLVFSSSATVYGDRAPVPYQEDYEPLSAASPYGRTKVMNEHVLRDVAGASDDLRVALLRYFNPVGAHASGDLGEDPQGIPNNLMPFIAQVAVGRRERLQVFGDDYPTGDGTCERDYIHVDDLAAGHVAALEHLDAMVEPVRAYNLGSGRGTSVLELFHAFERAVGRELPYEVVDRRPGDLPAYWADPTRAADELGWRTTRTIEDMCRDTWRWQSRHPEGFAGS, from the coding sequence ATGCGCGTCCTGGTCTCCGGCGGTGCCGGCTACATCGGTTCTCACACGGTCCTGCACCTGCTGGAGGCGGGTCACGACGTGGTCGTCGTGGACGACTTCGCCAACAGCAAGCCGACCGTGGTCTCCCGGCTGGAGGCGCTCTCGGGCGTCCGGCTGCCGGTGCACGCGGTCAACCTCACCGACGTGGACAAGACCGAGCACCTGTTCGCCACCGAGCACCTCGACGCCGTGATCCACTTCGCGGGGCACAAGGCGGTGGGGGAGAGCGTGGTGCGCCCGCTGGAGTACTACACCAACAACCTCGACTCGACCTTCTCGCTGCTGCGGGCCATGCGCACGCACGGCGTGCACCGGCTGGTGTTCTCCTCCTCGGCGACCGTGTACGGCGACCGGGCGCCGGTGCCCTACCAGGAGGACTACGAGCCGCTGTCGGCCGCCAGCCCTTACGGCCGCACCAAGGTGATGAACGAGCACGTCCTGCGCGACGTCGCCGGCGCCTCGGACGACCTGCGGGTCGCGCTGCTGCGCTACTTCAACCCGGTGGGCGCCCACGCCTCGGGCGACCTGGGGGAGGACCCGCAGGGCATCCCGAACAACCTGATGCCGTTCATCGCCCAGGTTGCGGTCGGCCGCCGGGAGAGGCTGCAGGTCTTCGGCGACGACTACCCGACGGGCGACGGCACCTGCGAGCGTGACTACATCCACGTCGACGACCTCGCCGCCGGGCACGTGGCGGCCCTGGAGCACCTGGACGCGATGGTCGAGCCGGTGCGCGCCTACAACCTCGGCAGCGGACGCGGCACCAGCGTGCTGGAGCTGTTCCACGCCTTCGAGCGCGCCGTCGGCCGCGAGCTGCCCTACGAGGTCGTGGACCGCCGGCCCGGCGACCTGCCTGCCTACTGGGCGGACCCCACGCGTGCCGCGGACGAGCTCGGCTGGCGCACCACCCGGACCATCGAGGACATGTGCCGCGACACCTGGCGCTGGCAGTCGCGGCACCCTGAGGGCTTCGCCGGCTCCTGA
- a CDS encoding helix-turn-helix transcriptional regulator has protein sequence MTARKSERLLNLLITLLVARSYVGKDRIREVIEDYREAGDEAFEKMFERDKEELRSLGIPLEVGYLDRAFEDEPGYRIERSAFELPEIDLEPDEAAVVGLAARVWQHAGLAAATSDALVKLKAAGVTVDREALDVVQPQLTADEPAFEALWDATRTHTPVSFDYRASRSPETTTRHLQPWGVVSSNGRWYVVGHDVDREDVRLFRLSRVQGEVRSEGRAGGYDVPPDTDIRALTRRLAPAPADRSAVLRVRPGAGHGLRRRARPAPEAAPGVSAGIAPGSTEGWDRLEVAFASTDALADEVLGYGVDVVVETPVEVRDLVVARLRGIATAPGSAA, from the coding sequence GTGACGGCACGCAAGAGCGAGCGTCTGCTCAACCTGCTCATCACCCTCCTGGTCGCCCGCAGCTACGTCGGCAAGGACCGCATCCGCGAGGTCATCGAGGACTACCGGGAGGCGGGCGACGAGGCGTTCGAGAAGATGTTCGAGCGGGACAAGGAGGAGCTCCGCTCCCTCGGCATCCCGCTCGAGGTCGGCTACCTCGACCGCGCCTTCGAGGACGAGCCGGGCTACCGCATCGAGCGGTCCGCCTTCGAGCTCCCCGAGATCGACCTGGAGCCCGACGAGGCCGCGGTGGTCGGCCTGGCGGCCCGTGTCTGGCAGCACGCCGGCCTGGCGGCGGCCACCTCGGACGCGCTCGTCAAGCTCAAGGCGGCCGGCGTGACCGTGGACCGGGAGGCCCTCGACGTCGTGCAGCCGCAGCTCACCGCGGACGAGCCGGCCTTCGAGGCGCTGTGGGACGCGACCCGCACCCACACCCCCGTCTCCTTCGACTACCGCGCCTCCCGGTCGCCGGAGACCACGACCCGGCACCTGCAGCCGTGGGGGGTCGTCTCCTCCAACGGCCGCTGGTACGTCGTCGGGCACGACGTGGACCGCGAGGACGTCCGGCTGTTCCGGCTCTCGCGGGTGCAGGGAGAGGTCCGCAGCGAGGGCCGGGCCGGCGGCTACGACGTGCCGCCGGACACCGACATCCGCGCGCTCACCCGACGGCTCGCGCCCGCCCCCGCGGACCGTTCCGCCGTGCTGCGGGTCCGGCCCGGCGCCGGCCACGGGCTGCGTCGACGGGCCCGTCCCGCTCCCGAGGCCGCGCCCGGGGTGAGCGCCGGCATCGCCCCGGGGAGCACCGAGGGCTGGGACCGGCTCGAGGTGGCTTTCGCCTCGACGGACGCGCTGGCCGACGAAGTGCTGGGCTACGGCGTCGACGTGGTCGTCGAGACGCCCGTCGAGGTGCGCGACCTGGTCGTCGCCCGGCTGCGCGGGATCGCGACCGCCCCCGGGAGCGCGGCATGA
- the tatC gene encoding twin-arginine translocase subunit TatC produces the protein MALADHLRELRARLLIVTLVLTVGIVVAWFFYDQLFNLLLDPYESARAKLKEQGVRTEPVVTGVATSLMLQLKISAMAAAVLTSPIWLYQIWAFVMPGLHPHERRWTKLFAVVAGPLFVAGVAVGYYVLPKGMEVLIGFTPASIQSLVDFGDYFRFITRMMLVFGVAFEIPLFVVLLNLAGVLPAKTLVAYRPWIVVGTFVFAAVATPSTDPFSMLMLAIPMTLLFLVSELIARFVDRRRARNRPAYDELDDEEASDIEGPDGDIRRSDLDEDD, from the coding sequence ATGGCCCTCGCCGACCACCTCCGGGAGCTCCGCGCCCGGCTGCTGATCGTCACCCTGGTGCTCACCGTCGGGATCGTGGTGGCCTGGTTCTTCTACGACCAGCTGTTCAACCTGCTGCTCGACCCCTACGAGAGCGCCCGCGCCAAGCTCAAGGAGCAAGGGGTCCGCACCGAGCCGGTCGTCACCGGGGTGGCGACCTCGCTGATGCTGCAGCTGAAGATCAGCGCCATGGCGGCGGCGGTGCTCACCAGCCCGATCTGGCTCTACCAGATCTGGGCCTTCGTGATGCCGGGCCTGCACCCGCACGAGCGGCGCTGGACCAAGCTCTTCGCCGTCGTGGCGGGACCGCTGTTCGTCGCCGGCGTCGCGGTCGGCTACTACGTGCTGCCCAAGGGCATGGAGGTGCTGATCGGCTTCACCCCGGCCTCGATCCAGAGCCTGGTGGACTTCGGGGACTACTTCCGGTTCATCACCCGGATGATGCTGGTCTTCGGGGTCGCCTTCGAGATCCCGCTGTTCGTGGTGCTGCTGAACCTGGCCGGCGTGCTGCCCGCCAAGACGCTGGTGGCCTACCGGCCCTGGATCGTGGTCGGCACCTTCGTGTTCGCCGCCGTGGCGACGCCCTCGACCGACCCGTTCTCGATGCTGATGCTGGCGATCCCGATGACGCTGCTGTTCCTGGTCTCGGAGCTGATCGCCCGGTTCGTGGACCGGCGTCGGGCGCGGAACCGGCCGGCGTACGACGAGCTCGACGACGAGGAGGCCTCGGACATCGAGGGCCCCGACGGCGACATCAGGCGGTCCGACCTCGACGAGGACGACTGA
- a CDS encoding alpha/beta fold hydrolase, which translates to MSTDEALTVPTPDGRTLEVLTFGEPGGFPLLYHSGHPSAAVHDPLIDRAARANGLRVVTYSRPGYGSSTPRPAPYYVADDIQDSAEILRHLGIEDFVTLGWSGGGPRALGCAALMAAHCRAAATLAGVAPYDADGLDWFAGMAPENVEEYTAAAAGREAYQVWCERETPDFFAASPRTSRRRSARW; encoded by the coding sequence ATGAGCACAGACGAGGCGTTGACGGTCCCCACTCCCGACGGCCGGACGCTGGAGGTCCTGACCTTCGGGGAGCCCGGCGGCTTCCCGCTGCTCTACCACTCCGGGCACCCGTCCGCCGCCGTGCACGACCCCCTGATCGACCGGGCCGCGCGGGCCAACGGGCTGCGGGTGGTGACCTACTCACGGCCGGGATACGGCTCCTCCACGCCACGGCCGGCGCCGTACTACGTCGCCGACGACATCCAGGACAGTGCCGAGATCCTCCGCCACCTCGGGATCGAGGACTTCGTGACGCTGGGCTGGTCCGGCGGTGGTCCGCGGGCCCTGGGGTGCGCGGCTCTGATGGCGGCCCACTGCCGGGCCGCCGCGACGCTCGCCGGAGTCGCCCCCTACGACGCCGACGGCCTGGACTGGTTCGCCGGCATGGCCCCGGAGAACGTCGAGGAGTACACCGCCGCCGCCGCCGGCCGGGAGGCTTACCAGGTCTGGTGCGAACGGGAGACCCCCGACTTCTTCGCGGCCTCCCCGAGGACGTCGCGGCGGCGTTCGGCTCGCTGGTGA
- the tatA gene encoding Sec-independent protein translocase subunit TatA, with protein sequence MSSSLAVPMAMNLGPTEILLILLVLVLLFGAKKLPELARGSGRALRIFKAETKGLLDDEDDDKNAKYKTEEQRQIEARRTTEAAGHFETTDDQYRHDTER encoded by the coding sequence ATGAGCAGCTCCCTCGCAGTACCCATGGCGATGAACCTCGGCCCCACCGAGATCTTGCTGATCCTCCTCGTGCTGGTGCTGCTCTTCGGTGCCAAGAAGCTGCCGGAGCTGGCCCGCGGGAGCGGCCGCGCGCTGCGGATCTTCAAGGCCGAGACCAAGGGCCTGCTCGACGACGAGGACGACGACAAGAACGCGAAGTACAAGACCGAGGAGCAGCGCCAGATCGAGGCACGGCGCACGACCGAGGCCGCGGGTCACTTCGAGACCACCGACGACCAGTACCGCCACGACACCGAGCGCTGA
- a CDS encoding alpha/beta fold hydrolase, with the protein MTPVDVAALTGELAETLAESLHRAGAQGVVGVRDDGIAVTTPWGFDASSIHVPVAVWQGRQDSMVPYAHGEWLAANIPAAHAHLFDDEGHLSLASRMETILADLVELGGV; encoded by the coding sequence GTGACCCCGGTCGACGTGGCCGCTCTCACCGGCGAGCTCGCCGAGACGCTGGCCGAGAGCCTCCACCGCGCCGGGGCCCAGGGGGTGGTCGGGGTCCGTGACGACGGGATCGCCGTGACCACGCCGTGGGGCTTCGACGCCTCGAGCATCCACGTGCCGGTCGCGGTGTGGCAGGGCCGGCAGGATTCGATGGTGCCCTACGCCCACGGCGAGTGGCTGGCCGCGAACATCCCGGCCGCCCACGCGCACCTCTTCGACGACGAGGGGCACCTCTCGCTCGCCTCCCGGATGGAGACGATCCTCGCCGACCTCGTCGAGCTCGGCGGCGTCTGA
- a CDS encoding DEAD/DEAH box helicase — protein MTETESPAERYARFRRTKGNPVLTDFRALYDFEMDPFQVEACQALEAGQGVLVAAPTGSGKTLVGEFAVHLALHQGRKCFYTTPIKALSNQKYADLVRRYGPDQVGLLTGDNTINGEAPIVVMTTEVLRNMLYSGSSTLTGLGYVVMDEVHYLADRFRGAVWEEVIIHLPESVAIVSLSATVSNAEEFGDWLATVRGETATIVEERRPVPLYQHVLVGRRMYDLFADDGATGPDARVNPELFRVARDDWRAGRAGDRRRRGGPRDRRSSGPPQRGPRLPSRFEVVEKLDSQGLLPAIVFIFSRVGCDAAVTQCLAANLRLTSAAERDEIVAFVEERCRHLPEEDLHVLGYHDFLDGLSRGVAAHHAGMLPTFKECVEELFATGRCKVIFATETLALGINMPARSVVLEKLSKWNGETHADITPGEYTQLTGRAGRRGIDVEGHGVVLWQPGLDPKSVAGLASTRTYPLRSSFRPSYNMAVNLVHQVGRATARELLESSFAQFQADKAVVGLARQLRKAEEALEGYAEAATCHLGDFMQYSRLRRQLSQVEADMAKARRADRRDEVLASLESLRIGDVIEVPAGRFAGMAVVVDPGVHSDRDGPRPYVLTADRQARRLSMADFPVPVAAFTRMRVPKSFNARNPQSRRDLASALRTRTQGLTPPPPSGGAERSGGRRTSGGPARGGEGEIARVREELRRHPCHACPEREDHARWAERHFKLDRDTRTLARRIEQRTNTIARQFDRVCDVLTSLGYLEDDAVTETGTRLMRIYTDMDLVAAECLRQGLWDGLGTSGLAAALSALVFETRRADDARSPRLPDGPVRQVLGDMVGVWAGLDALERENHLDFLREPDLGFAWAAYRWAEGAALDEVLDETDLAAGDFVRWMKQLLDLTDQVADAAGNDALRRTARESSRALRRGVVSYSSVSD, from the coding sequence ATGACCGAGACCGAGAGCCCGGCCGAGCGCTACGCACGTTTCCGGCGCACCAAGGGCAACCCGGTGCTGACCGACTTCCGGGCGCTCTACGACTTCGAGATGGACCCCTTCCAGGTGGAGGCGTGCCAGGCGCTCGAGGCCGGGCAGGGCGTGCTGGTCGCCGCGCCGACCGGTTCCGGCAAGACCCTGGTGGGGGAGTTCGCCGTCCACCTCGCCCTGCACCAGGGCCGCAAGTGCTTCTACACCACACCGATCAAGGCGCTCTCGAACCAGAAGTACGCCGACCTCGTCCGCCGCTACGGCCCCGACCAGGTCGGCCTGCTCACCGGCGACAACACCATCAACGGCGAGGCGCCGATCGTGGTGATGACCACCGAGGTGCTGCGCAACATGCTCTACTCCGGCTCCTCGACGCTGACCGGGCTCGGGTACGTCGTCATGGACGAGGTGCACTACCTGGCCGACCGGTTCCGCGGCGCCGTCTGGGAGGAGGTGATCATCCACCTCCCCGAGTCGGTGGCGATCGTCTCGCTCTCGGCCACCGTGTCCAACGCCGAGGAGTTCGGGGACTGGCTGGCCACCGTGCGCGGCGAGACCGCCACGATCGTGGAGGAGCGCCGGCCGGTCCCGCTCTACCAGCACGTGCTGGTCGGGCGGCGGATGTACGACCTCTTCGCCGACGACGGCGCCACCGGTCCGGACGCCCGGGTGAACCCCGAGCTGTTCCGGGTGGCCCGCGACGACTGGCGCGCCGGCCGGGCCGGCGACCGGCGGCGGCGCGGCGGTCCGCGCGACCGCCGCAGCAGCGGCCCGCCGCAGCGCGGTCCGCGGCTGCCGTCGCGGTTCGAGGTCGTGGAGAAGCTGGACTCGCAAGGCTTGCTGCCGGCGATCGTGTTCATCTTCAGCCGGGTCGGCTGCGACGCCGCGGTGACGCAGTGCCTCGCGGCGAACCTCCGCCTCACCTCCGCGGCGGAGCGCGACGAGATCGTCGCCTTCGTGGAGGAGCGGTGCCGGCACCTCCCCGAGGAGGACCTGCACGTCCTGGGCTACCACGACTTCCTCGACGGCCTCTCCCGCGGCGTCGCGGCGCACCACGCCGGGATGCTGCCCACCTTCAAGGAGTGCGTCGAGGAGCTGTTCGCCACCGGCCGCTGCAAGGTCATCTTCGCCACCGAGACGCTGGCGCTGGGCATCAACATGCCGGCACGCAGCGTGGTGCTGGAGAAGCTGTCGAAGTGGAACGGCGAGACCCACGCCGACATCACGCCGGGGGAGTACACCCAGCTCACCGGCCGGGCCGGACGGCGGGGCATCGACGTGGAGGGCCACGGCGTGGTGCTCTGGCAGCCGGGCCTGGACCCGAAGTCGGTGGCGGGCCTCGCCTCCACCCGCACCTATCCGCTCCGCTCGTCGTTCCGGCCCTCCTACAACATGGCGGTCAACCTGGTGCACCAGGTCGGCCGGGCCACCGCCCGCGAGCTGCTGGAGTCCTCGTTCGCGCAGTTCCAGGCCGACAAGGCCGTGGTGGGGCTGGCCCGGCAGCTGCGCAAGGCCGAGGAGGCCCTCGAGGGGTACGCCGAGGCGGCCACCTGCCACCTCGGCGACTTCATGCAGTACTCCCGCCTGCGCCGCCAGCTCTCGCAGGTGGAGGCCGACATGGCCAAGGCCCGGCGGGCCGACCGCCGCGACGAGGTGCTCGCCTCGCTGGAGTCGCTGCGGATCGGTGACGTCATCGAGGTGCCGGCCGGCCGGTTCGCCGGGATGGCCGTGGTCGTCGACCCGGGGGTGCACTCGGACCGCGACGGGCCTCGCCCCTACGTCCTCACCGCCGACCGGCAGGCCCGGCGGCTCTCGATGGCCGACTTCCCGGTGCCGGTCGCCGCGTTCACCCGGATGCGGGTGCCGAAGAGCTTCAACGCGCGCAACCCGCAGTCCCGGCGCGACCTGGCCTCGGCGCTGCGCACCCGCACGCAGGGGCTGACCCCGCCGCCGCCGTCGGGCGGTGCGGAGCGGTCCGGCGGCCGCCGTACCTCCGGGGGCCCCGCCCGGGGCGGGGAGGGCGAGATCGCCCGCGTCCGCGAGGAGCTGCGCCGGCACCCGTGCCACGCCTGCCCCGAACGCGAGGACCACGCGCGGTGGGCCGAGCGGCACTTCAAGCTCGACCGGGACACCCGGACGCTCGCGCGGCGCATCGAGCAGCGCACCAACACCATCGCCCGGCAGTTCGACCGGGTCTGCGACGTGCTCACCTCGCTCGGCTACCTCGAGGACGACGCGGTCACCGAGACCGGCACGCGGCTGATGCGGATCTACACCGACATGGACCTGGTGGCGGCCGAGTGCCTGCGGCAGGGACTATGGGACGGGCTCGGGACCAGCGGCCTCGCCGCCGCGCTGTCCGCGCTGGTCTTCGAGACCCGGCGCGCCGACGACGCACGCTCACCGCGGCTGCCGGACGGGCCGGTGCGGCAGGTGCTGGGCGACATGGTCGGCGTCTGGGCGGGCCTCGACGCGCTGGAGCGGGAGAACCACCTCGACTTCCTCCGCGAGCCCGACCTCGGGTTCGCCTGGGCCGCCTACCGCTGGGCCGAGGGCGCCGCGCTCGACGAGGTGCTCGACGAGACCGACCTGGCAGCCGGTGACTTCGTGCGCTGGATGAAGCAGCTGCTCGACCTGACCGACCAGGTCGCCGACGCCGCCGGGAACGACGCGCTGCGCCGCACCGCCCGGGAGTCCAGCAGGGCGCTGCGCCGTGGTGTGGTCTCCTACTCCTCGGTCAGCGACTGA
- a CDS encoding helix-turn-helix transcriptional regulator — MSGAREQVARLLALVPYIQARREVPVAEAAAEFGVSAGQIARDLNVLWFCGLPGLGMGDLIEVDMDALEGEGVIRVSNADYLTRPLRLDSSEASALIVALRALRETGGAEVRPVVDRTLGKLEAAAGDAAALAAHVDVHLPTQDSGLAAVRSRLGQALERGVQVRLDYYVPARDESTARTVDPLRLVSAEGHDYLEAWCHSAEGQRLFRLDRISSAELLDTPAQQHDVAPRDLSAGLFQPSPEDLLVTLLLEPQARWVAEYYPTERVEEAPGGRLRVDLRVGDPAWLSRLLLRLGSSVSVEQPAAIADDVRRTAVAALAHYT; from the coding sequence ATGAGCGGGGCCCGGGAACAGGTGGCCCGGCTGCTGGCGCTGGTGCCCTACATCCAGGCCCGGCGGGAGGTTCCGGTGGCGGAGGCCGCCGCGGAGTTCGGCGTCTCGGCGGGCCAGATCGCCCGCGACCTCAACGTGCTGTGGTTCTGCGGCCTGCCCGGGCTGGGCATGGGTGACCTGATCGAGGTCGACATGGACGCCCTGGAGGGAGAGGGGGTCATCCGGGTCTCGAACGCCGACTACCTGACCCGTCCGCTCCGGCTGGACAGCTCGGAGGCGTCGGCCCTGATCGTCGCGCTCCGCGCGCTGCGGGAGACCGGCGGCGCCGAGGTCCGCCCGGTGGTGGACCGCACGCTGGGCAAGCTCGAGGCGGCGGCCGGCGACGCGGCGGCGCTGGCCGCGCACGTCGACGTGCACCTGCCGACCCAGGACTCCGGGCTGGCCGCCGTACGCTCCCGGCTCGGCCAGGCCCTCGAGCGCGGGGTGCAGGTCCGACTGGACTACTACGTCCCGGCCCGCGACGAGTCCACGGCCCGCACCGTCGACCCCCTGCGGCTGGTGAGTGCAGAGGGCCACGACTACCTCGAGGCGTGGTGTCACTCGGCGGAGGGGCAGCGGCTGTTCCGCCTGGACCGGATCTCCTCCGCGGAGCTGCTCGACACGCCCGCGCAGCAGCACGACGTGGCGCCGCGCGACCTGTCCGCGGGGCTGTTCCAGCCCTCGCCGGAGGACCTGCTGGTGACCCTGCTGCTGGAGCCGCAGGCCCGCTGGGTGGCCGAGTACTACCCCACCGAGCGTGTCGAGGAGGCCCCCGGTGGCCGGCTGCGGGTCGATCTGCGCGTCGGCGACCCGGCCTGGCTGTCCCGGCTGCTGCTGCGGCTCGGCTCCTCGGTGAGCGTCGAGCAGCCCGCCGCGATCGCCGACGACGTCCGCCGCACGGCCGTGGCCGCGCTGGCGCACTACACCTAG